The following proteins are co-located in the Pseudarthrobacter siccitolerans genome:
- a CDS encoding glycerophosphodiester phosphodiesterase, with amino-acid sequence MTTDESLPQRPLVFAHRGSSAAFAEHTRAAYLQALADGADGVECDVHLSRDQHVILLHDANLDRTSDGTGPAAERTLRELRRLDFSSWKGVRIPEMYGARSEQFLTLPELLEILRHAGRPVRLAIELKHPSPYQLKLEDRVLEVLRTEGWEAADSSVDNVSVTFMSFSPESVRRLLRSVPPQYVCQLVDDVDVRELRGELGLGLITGGAIANVMKAAQLEGERILDAGEAGLAGPGVDYVRRHPSTILRWLERGRRFRVWTVDTEQDVSLCQGLGIHEITTNVPARVLGQLHMASPQGR; translated from the coding sequence ATGACTACTGACGAGTCACTGCCGCAGCGGCCGCTGGTCTTCGCCCACCGCGGTTCGAGCGCCGCGTTCGCCGAACACACCCGCGCAGCCTACCTGCAGGCGCTGGCGGACGGAGCCGATGGCGTGGAGTGCGACGTCCACCTGTCCCGCGACCAGCACGTCATCCTCCTGCACGACGCCAACCTGGACCGTACTTCCGATGGAACCGGGCCGGCGGCGGAGCGGACACTGCGCGAACTCCGCCGCCTGGACTTTTCCTCCTGGAAGGGTGTTCGCATCCCTGAAATGTACGGGGCGCGCTCCGAGCAGTTTCTGACCCTTCCCGAGCTGCTGGAGATCCTCCGCCATGCCGGCCGGCCCGTGAGGCTTGCTATTGAGCTGAAGCATCCCAGCCCGTACCAGCTCAAGCTGGAGGACCGCGTGCTTGAGGTCCTCCGGACCGAGGGCTGGGAGGCGGCGGACTCTTCGGTGGATAACGTCTCGGTGACCTTTATGAGCTTCAGCCCGGAGTCCGTCCGCCGGCTCCTCCGGTCCGTTCCGCCGCAGTACGTCTGCCAGTTGGTGGACGACGTGGACGTGCGGGAACTCCGCGGGGAACTGGGCCTGGGACTGATCACCGGGGGCGCGATCGCGAACGTGATGAAAGCTGCCCAGCTGGAAGGGGAGCGGATCCTGGATGCCGGCGAAGCCGGACTGGCCGGCCCCGGTGTGGACTATGTCCGCCGGCATCCTTCCACCATCCTTCGATGGCTGGAGCGGGGCCGGCGGTTCCGGGTGTGGACCGTGGACACTGAACAGGACGTGTCGCTGTGCCAGGGACTGGGCATCCACGAGATCACCACCAACGTGCCCGCCCGCGTGTTGGGGCAGCTGCACATGGCGTCGCCGCAAGGAAGGTAG
- a CDS encoding AzlC family ABC transporter permease has product MKLLQSPAVRVGLSISVATGLYGVSFGALSVTSGLDFWQTMALSLLLFSGGSQFAFIGVVGGGGSGIAAMSAATLLGMRNGIYGMQLNALLHPTGWRKYVAAQVTIDESTATSTGQTDPAEQHRGFWAAGLGIYVLWNLFTAVGALAGSGLGDPKQWGLDGAAVAAFLALLWPRLKGREPIAIAVVCAVATVVAVPFVPAGVPILVAAVVAALIGWYSHGRSDEGLEPDVEPYREHHHRGADHRQAEGRQAEGRERGQGVSGVDT; this is encoded by the coding sequence GTGAAGCTCCTGCAGTCGCCTGCCGTTCGCGTGGGGCTTTCCATCAGTGTTGCCACCGGGCTGTACGGGGTCTCCTTCGGCGCCTTGTCCGTCACGTCCGGCCTGGACTTTTGGCAGACCATGGCACTGAGCCTGCTGCTGTTCAGCGGCGGGTCGCAATTTGCGTTCATCGGCGTGGTGGGTGGAGGCGGCTCAGGCATCGCAGCGATGAGCGCGGCCACGCTGCTGGGCATGCGCAACGGAATCTACGGCATGCAGCTCAACGCGCTCCTGCACCCCACCGGATGGCGCAAATACGTTGCTGCGCAGGTGACCATCGACGAGTCCACCGCCACCAGCACCGGGCAGACCGATCCCGCTGAACAGCACCGCGGCTTTTGGGCAGCGGGCCTTGGCATCTACGTGCTCTGGAATCTGTTCACTGCGGTGGGGGCGCTTGCCGGCAGCGGGCTGGGCGACCCGAAGCAATGGGGGCTTGACGGGGCGGCAGTGGCTGCTTTCCTGGCACTGCTCTGGCCCCGGCTCAAGGGCCGCGAACCGATCGCCATCGCGGTGGTTTGCGCGGTAGCCACGGTGGTGGCGGTGCCGTTCGTTCCGGCCGGCGTGCCGATCCTGGTGGCAGCCGTGGTGGCGGCGCTGATCGGCTGGTACAGCCACGGGCGCAGCGACGAGGGCCTGGAGCCGGATGTGGAGCCTTACCGGGAGCACCACCACCGCGGCGCGGATCACCGGCAAGCTGAAGGCCGGCAAGCGGAAGGCCGGGAGCGCGGCCAGGGCGTATCCGGAGTGGACACATGA
- a CDS encoding AzlD domain-containing protein encodes MSLWIWLLIACALAYAWKLMGYFVPAKLLENPRMSRVAGTMTIGLLASLTLVNAVASGQSLAADARLGALAAAAIALAVRAPFLLVVVVGAGTAAVLRMLGWN; translated from the coding sequence ATGAGCCTCTGGATCTGGCTGCTCATTGCGTGCGCCTTGGCCTATGCCTGGAAGCTGATGGGGTACTTTGTCCCGGCCAAGCTTCTCGAGAACCCGCGGATGTCGAGGGTGGCAGGAACCATGACCATCGGGTTGCTGGCTTCCCTCACCTTGGTGAACGCCGTGGCGTCCGGGCAGTCACTTGCTGCGGACGCCCGCCTCGGCGCGCTCGCGGCGGCAGCGATCGCACTCGCGGTGCGGGCGCCGTTCCTGCTGGTGGTGGTGGTGGGTGCGGGAACTGCTGCCGTGCTCCGGATGCTCGGCTGGAACTGA
- a CDS encoding CoA transferase, producing MAGEAAGAVPPLYRCLEPVFTDAGLVMGEAAASWSGPRRWWRGALDVEGLALGSVGAAAAALNFLTGRRGRFGTTAALAAAAFDSYGHLRIDGRKIQGFAPLSGFRRTRDGWIRLHANYPHHVQRLMQALDATTADGVAAALAAMSSLEAEAAIQARGGIAAAVRSRQEWLNSGMGSAARTGPWIDLRLAGSGSAGPKPRHLPGDDPFRPLAGVRVLDLTRVIAGPVSTRLLGSLGADVLRLDPPGLPEITDQFVDTGFGKRSAEADLATPGNRHLLEQLLATADVVITGYRRGSLNRFGLEPEMLLAVRPELVVVTLDSWGIAGPWSGLRGFDSIVQAATGIAELYGAGNHDGEWQPGALPVQALDHATGYGVAAAAIALLARRRHKGLGGSARLSLARTAEELFALPEPGLPRPELPAPELCTMASTYGELRYAGPPLLVDGQPLDYPGPPAAYGSSALAWA from the coding sequence ATGGCCGGGGAAGCTGCCGGCGCCGTTCCTCCGCTGTACCGCTGCCTGGAGCCGGTGTTCACCGACGCGGGGCTGGTGATGGGTGAGGCGGCCGCTTCCTGGTCCGGTCCCCGGCGGTGGTGGCGCGGTGCGCTGGACGTAGAAGGCCTGGCACTCGGTTCCGTGGGGGCTGCGGCCGCAGCTTTGAACTTCCTGACAGGAAGGCGGGGCCGGTTCGGCACCACTGCTGCCCTGGCCGCGGCCGCCTTCGACTCCTACGGCCACCTGCGCATTGACGGGCGTAAGATCCAGGGCTTCGCCCCGCTGTCCGGCTTCCGGCGTACCCGTGACGGTTGGATCCGGCTCCATGCCAACTACCCGCACCATGTGCAGCGGCTGATGCAGGCGCTGGACGCCACTACGGCAGACGGGGTGGCTGCAGCCCTCGCCGCCATGTCCTCGCTCGAAGCAGAAGCCGCGATCCAGGCCCGGGGAGGAATCGCCGCCGCCGTTCGAAGCCGGCAGGAGTGGCTCAACTCAGGCATGGGCAGCGCTGCCCGTACGGGGCCTTGGATCGACCTGCGCCTTGCCGGCAGTGGAAGTGCCGGGCCAAAGCCCAGGCACTTGCCCGGGGACGACCCATTCCGCCCCCTGGCCGGAGTGCGGGTGCTGGACTTGACCCGCGTCATTGCCGGACCCGTATCCACCCGGTTGCTGGGGTCGCTTGGCGCCGACGTCCTGCGGCTTGATCCGCCGGGCCTTCCCGAAATTACCGATCAGTTCGTGGACACAGGGTTTGGCAAGAGAAGCGCAGAGGCGGACCTGGCAACGCCCGGGAACCGGCACCTGCTGGAACAGTTGCTGGCCACCGCCGATGTTGTCATCACGGGGTACCGCCGCGGCTCCCTGAACCGCTTCGGGCTGGAACCGGAAATGCTGCTGGCAGTCCGGCCGGAGTTGGTGGTGGTCACGCTGGACAGCTGGGGAATCGCGGGGCCCTGGAGTGGCCTGCGCGGCTTCGACAGCATTGTCCAGGCGGCAACCGGAATCGCCGAACTTTACGGGGCAGGGAACCACGACGGCGAGTGGCAGCCGGGTGCGCTGCCTGTCCAGGCCCTGGACCATGCCACCGGGTATGGCGTGGCAGCGGCAGCGATCGCCCTGCTCGCCAGGCGCCGGCACAAGGGGCTTGGCGGATCGGCACGGCTGTCCTTGGCCCGCACCGCCGAGGAGCTTTTCGCATTGCCCGAACCCGGGCTGCCCCGACCCGAGCTACCCGCACCCGAACTGTGCACCATGGCCAGCACCTACGGGGAGCTGCGCTACGCGGGGCCGCCCCTCCTGGTGGACGGACAGCCGCTGGACTACCCCGGCCCGCCAGCAGCCTACGGAAGTTCCGCGCTCGCCTGGGCCTGA
- a CDS encoding DoxX family protein codes for MLFPRSGQAPQSLSAAAMSALLLASAMKHFREPRFYRQVVPDYLCLEDRESGTEPHRHGPLAVMTREEWIAVSGLLELAAAVVILVPPARKATATALTAMFAVFLAGHVDALRRAYSPEGTPAERTVHTLRLPLQVPLILWAWSLRKPALRPGKPAPGAWT; via the coding sequence ATGCTTTTTCCCCGGTCCGGCCAGGCCCCCCAGAGCCTTTCCGCTGCGGCCATGAGTGCCCTCCTGCTGGCCAGCGCCATGAAACACTTCCGCGAGCCCCGGTTCTACCGCCAGGTGGTGCCGGACTACCTCTGCCTGGAGGACAGGGAAAGCGGTACGGAACCGCACCGTCATGGGCCGCTCGCGGTGATGACACGGGAGGAATGGATTGCCGTGAGTGGACTGCTGGAACTGGCGGCCGCCGTCGTAATCCTTGTCCCGCCGGCGCGCAAGGCAACGGCCACCGCCCTCACCGCCATGTTCGCCGTCTTCCTGGCCGGGCACGTCGACGCCCTCCGGCGGGCCTACAGCCCCGAAGGGACTCCCGCCGAGCGCACGGTGCACACGCTGCGGCTTCCGCTTCAGGTGCCGCTCATCCTGTGGGCCTGGAGCCTTCGAAAGCCTGCGCTGCGTCCCGGCAAGCCTGCGCCGGGAGCCTGGACGTGA